The window CATTTTATATGCGGCAATTCTGCCAAACCAAGATAAATTGTTTTGGAAAAGCTGGAGAGCTCTTTGTCTATATTCGCCAGCATGGGAACAAAGTTAGCCTTGTAGAGTTTGTGCAGAGTTGAGGTTAGACGTATCCCTAAATATTGAATTGAGGAGGATTGCCAGTCCAAGGGGAAACGCTTTTAAAAATAGATCAGTTGTTTTTGGGAAATTGCTATTGGGAGGACCTGACATATTTTTtttgtagtgggaagccgcaccATATTCCTGAATTATGTTGACGATGAAAGGGAGAGATTGAAAGGGATTTGTAGAGGTCAATATAATTTCATCCGCAAATAGCGCTATTTTCGTAGGGCCCACTTTTATACCTGAGGCGTTGGGATCTGATCTTATGAGCTCAGCAAAGGTTCTATTGAGAGGATGAAGAAACGAGGGGAGGGGGGACACCCCTGTCTCGTACCATTGGGAAGGGTGAACTTGGTGGAAAGCAAATCGATTGTGTGAAGACATGCTTTATGGTGTGAGTATAAAGAGTTGATTGCTGTTTGGATGGCTCCAATTTGGTGAGGGCTGCGAAGGCGTACAACCAATTAACCCCATCGAACACCTTCTCGGCATCTATTGTTACAAAGGTCGTCCCTATGTTGTGCCGTTCACGGAATTGTAATAGGGTGATAGGCCTATGGGTGTTATCTGGAGCTTGTCTCCCCAAAGTGAACCCCACCTGATCATTCTTGATTTAAATCCGGAACAATGGCTTGTAATCTTCTCGCTAAAGTCTTCTTTGgatatatatttaatatgacaGTTAAGAACTGATATGGGCCTAAAATCTTAGGGGAAGTGGGTGTTTCTGCAGGTTTGGGGTTGGTGACAATGTGGGCAGCTAACATATATTTGGGGAATTCACCTGGAGCAAAGACCAAATCAAAGGGAGTTTTCATGTGGCATATTATGGTGTATGAAAATTCCATAATAAATGAAATCttacttttttggtgttttttgttgAGAGCTAGTAGGGCTTCTGCTttctgccacaatccgattgcgtgcgctaaaaacccggggcaatacagggaaaatcgacgcaaatcggaaatattcgggcgaatcgggcgaatcgggcccttagtaaatgacccccaatgtgtcgcaagatcacgcactcacatgcatcaggaagaagaaggtgaactctggcggacctcggcacagcggcgacacctgcaggaaattggacacacgaccttagtgaatgttGCCGGACCcgtatcctcgtcggagaactcgccgcaggatcgcgacaggaccgggttagtaaatctgccccaatttcttcttctttatttGCTATGATCTGTAGATTAAGTCACTCAGATAAGACGGTGTCAACGCTATATATACCCAATATGTGCGGTCAAAACACCAGCGAATACAATAGGAACCAGAAAAGATCTGGTGTTATAATAAGGCCTTTTCAATAAAATGCACTTTATGTAAAACTTAATATGTGTTTATTGGTATACAttaaaatcatgaaaaaaactCATCTGAGAATGATGTGTTTTTATCACCAACCACCTGAGGTATCAGGTGGCTGGTAACTCACCCCGGCTGGAGTCCTAATACGGACAAAGCTTaaacacactggcacaacagatATAAATATAAGGGTAACCATGCATAATAGTAAATGAACCATATAACATCACCACTGGGAGTCAGGCTGGGGGGAGCGGCTCTGGTTGGGAGGGTTTCTGCTTTTTGTTGGGAGGCCTCCTTCAAACAAGAGACCTTTCAAAGGGACTGTTTAGCCCCCGAGCATTAATATAGACCATTCTAATCCCCATTTGTAAACCTGAGGGAAGAGGCCTCTCCTAGCTGCTCATCATGCATAACCATTAAGATACATAACACTTGAGCCCTTAGCAAATAGCATAAGAATAGAAATGTGGGTTGGTTATAGATGAAGTTGGCCACCCTACACAATAAACTTGTTAAACTGAAAAACAAATGTTGAACCGTAGGCACTACTAGTGTGCCAAAAGAGTAAACAGATTGTACACCGTTTTTGGAAGTCACCAAAGGTGTGTTTTCTTGTGGGATAAAATTTTCCATAGGTACTCATGGATAGGACCTTACAGTTAAATTGCCCCCTGATTGGAGCCCCTAAAGTTCTCCCACCGCCTGCCATTCTCAATCAAGGCACTGAGGATTTTTCCAGAAGaggtgctgcaccttccctcttatgagctgtccttaacggtcctagatggatccaggaaacatccactattcaataatccagtagaagaaactcttttgtgaccggagctcaaaaacgaaaaagacgatccatgcaggtttcctccttatttgtgcaccaaacacaagggatcactttcagggataagtcaccattcagaccagaaaccgtcaatattttcactcctgtcctagtctcctccactcaatatgtagataaaaaatgtgcatatcacaaataactccacgaggacaaggggcaaggattggcgtcctcgtggagttatttgtgatatgcgcattttttatctacatattgagtggaggagactaggacaggagtgaaaatattgacggtttctggtctgaatggtgacttatccctgaaagtgatcccttgtgtttggtgcacaaataaggaggaaacctgcatggatcgtctttttcgtttttgagctccggtcacaaaagattGACTGGAAGACCTTCCTGGCTTGCAATGTGGCTGTAGAGAGGTCCACAAAGAGCTTGATTTCTTCATATGGCGATGGTAGGGATTGCATGTTTAGGAAGACTAGCCATTTAAGGGACTCTATAAGCCCTGTCAATGCAAAGTTCATATTCGGTCAGCTCCGGAGGAAGTGCTCTAGTGAGCTTCTGGACATAAGAATGTAGCATATGACCTGGAATCATTTCAGAGATACCTCTAAGTTTGACATTATTTCTTCTCCAAGTTGATCAGCTCAGCCTGAATAGGGCTGACTTTGTCTTCTAAGGTGTTATGTGAGTCCACCAAGCTGTTATGGGCTATTGTAACTTTCTCTATCTTGGCCTCAGTTTGTGACACTCTGTCGCCTATATCGGTAACTGATCTTTGAATTGGAGCAATTGGGCAGGAGAGGTCTTTGTGGAGTGAGGAGCGACAGGCCTCTAACATTGCTGTAAGCTTGACTTCTGGAACCATTTTGTCTGAGGTTTGAAACTTTGCAAACACATCTGGTGTTTCAGGTTGGATAGCAGATGTATCCTCTGAGTATGAATTGTTATCATTCATCTTCTGCCTTTTCTTGGCTCAGCTTGCAGATGGTGAAGAGGATGAAGAGTTATGGCCTAACTGAGAGCCAGATACAGAGTTAGTGTTCTCCACAAGCTGAGGAGCTAAGAGAGGCATGCTGTACTTCTCCTGTATTTAGGATGGAGAGGACACCATATGGCGGCAGCCTGGCGGCGGGGTAGAGTCCCATTTATTGGGAATCTGGAATGGGGGGTGTATCCCCTACATTCTCTAGGTGCAAACCATGAGGGCCAACTGGTAGCAGGAGCTTAAGAGGTTTACTACGCTGCTGCTTTGCTGCATCATCACAGTGCACGGttggagaagaggagctgcggccATCTTGCTGCATTGTGGTGTTGCATGTAAAAAAAGCTTTAAGCAGCTTATTGCTGGATCGGTGCAGTTTCTTTTCCTCCCCACCTGTCGTAATGAAGCTCCAGGCATCTTGGAGGGTTTGTTACTGCTGGTTAAGGGGGGTAAGTTGCAGGTTTTAATGCTGTGGAGACGGAGCTCCTCTCTCATGTGGCCATTTCAGTCAGAGGCCAATCCACGCCCCATCCTTATTAATTATTTAAACTTACATATTTCTGATctcaaaaaaactatttaaacagTAATTTCTAATGATTTCAACTTCTCTTATATAAATGCACTTGATTTTCCAACTTACCAAGGACATCTGGGTGCTTCAGAAGGATTAGCAGAGAGTAGGTCATGGTtgtactgctggtttctactccaGCAAAGAAAATCTGAAGGGCGCTGGTGAGCAAATTCTCCATGTTAAATTCACTGTTTGGGTTGACCTTTTCCTGTCGAAAGAAAATAGTTTTTCAAAGAGATTGATTTGGTAAAATGTTAATAatgtctttaaaggacatctaccaccaggaccaaAGATTGTaagccaaacacactgacatacagagTGCGCGTCCTCAGGCAGGATCGGCTCTTCTTTAAGCATCTTATGCactgttttatattaaaaaactGTAACAATTATGCAAAGAAGCCTCAGGTGCTCCAGACTTTGTATATGTTAATAGAGCTTGGAGCCCCCCagggcataatttttaaagtctttttttaaacaaggtcataagaagtttaaagaagcagatcctgccagagcagccacacaccagtatgtcagtgtgcttggtttaccatgATTGatcctgatgatagatgtccttaaaTTAACCTCTTGTTTAATATTCTTATTTAATAGTCATGCAGGTAGAGCTACACAGCACATATTTCATTCTGGAGGACCTGAAATATTTCTATATTATGCGGACAGTTTGCAGTTTTCAATAGGAAGACTGAAATGTCTTGTTCCTCATAAGTTTACACCCTCGATCAGCTGTTCTTGGGGAAGTCAGGAAGAATATAACATTACATGGTGCTGTCCAAATAAATCTATGTAATACATGGATGTCTCAGGTCTACAATAGTAGAAGCTCCTCTTACATGTTCTGCAAGGAACCCTCTCTATGATCTCCATGGGGGGATATTGCTGGTGCACCGGCATATTTTCGCagcgcgatacatcaagagggtgccgcctcttgatgtatcgggcagggaGCTGTGCAGCATTTATTCCATGCCAGGCAGGGcttggtgtagaaataaatgcagccggcgacttttcacactcCCAGCCGGCCGCGCCACCCCTTCGGGTCTTTTCACTCTCCACTGGCGTTATGGTGGCCGAGTaagcaaaataatcacaagtgctagcaataagcaggGGTCCTGATAAATATTGGAAGGAACTGTAGTCCAGATTAATACCTCTTTACATTATTTGACAAGGCCAGTTTGGATTTTTCAGGCTCGGGGTTAGATATGAACAAAACTCGGTAGTCTTACGCACAGTAGGTTTATGGACAGTGCATGATCATGatggcttctgtttacattctgtTCCATACCTTTTCCATTTTAATAAGGAAAGCGTCAACGTAATCTCTTGGATTATTGGGATCCAAAGTCTTCTGGTTAATCTTCACTTTGTCATTGACATACTGGGTCAGTTTGTCCAGGGACTTGAAAAACTTCTTATGATACCAAGGAACATATTTCATCACTCCAGGAAACATATCAAAGATCTAAGAAGAGCAGTGAGAAGATTTAAAGTCAATACATTTTAATGGGCAGTAATAATATTTTTCCATTATTATGGACATGAGATTTATTTACTATGCCACAAGGTCTATGGATGAAGACTTGAGAAGGACATATGAAGAGAACTTTAAGGCACTGGAGGCAGTTCAGGGGCACGCCATCCACCTGATTACCCTTCTGTTCAGAAAACACTACTAAATGGATAGTCAACAGACGTTCCCCCCCTTTGATAAATTCATCACATGGCTTGGGCCTTAAAGGCCAAGAAATTTGTGTTATATTCTTCAGTGGCTTTATTTTTAGGGTAAAACTAACATAAATGTTGAATTCATTAATGTTTCACACTATTCTagtgctgcaccagattcataagaCTTTCAGACTTCTTTTAGACCTGATTTTAACTGGTCTAAGCTATGTGTCGCAAATCTGGTGCACAGATTTTTATGCAAATCCATAATTTGTTGATGCCGGTgcaataataaattcccccaatgaGTAAAGTTCCTCTCTTGGAATTgatccaatgggggtcatttatcatacgcaggcttcggcctcttgatgtatccagtggggTCCTGCACAGAGTTTATCTCTACGCCAGGCCCCGCCGGCAACTTTTTACATTTGCAGGAATGCCCCATGCCGGCCAACTCCCTGCCAGCTGCGCCCACCAACCAGCTGGCTGCTGATCCCCCTTACCCCCATCGTGAAGGggcagattggggaaaataattgcaagtgctagctatAGGCTAGCTTAGTTTAAAGTGGAGGGAAGAGGATAAGGGGGGCAATGGATAAGAGTTTTGACAATGCTTTTCGATGCATAACCTGGGCCTTAgtcaaataaaattataatatttctaaccatagttttatttttttaaatattacaaaAGTAATTATTGCTATTACAAAAAAGTATTAGATCTACATATATTTACACCCCTATAAAGGACCCGGACATGTGATCATTTGTAAAAAAACACAGGAATATTGTAATTTGCCCTTACCTGTCCCCAGGGTGAGCTCGCTGTCACAAATGactcgtatatacaggataagacagTAGCAATGTCCTCGTCCTCATATTCACAACGATTTCCAAACATGACGGAGAAGATTATGTTACAAAGGGCTCTACTGAGACACTGCCGAGGATCAAAGAACGACTCTAGAATTGATAGGTTAAGAATAGTTTTATGTTTTATACGGTATTTGAGTCACACCCTTCAAAAATTTATGTAGAAATTCTGTAATATGTCACCCTACATCAACTCATGGAATCACCATTTCCCCGACAGATGGATATACATTTTCTATACATTTAAACTGTTCATCATAAGGTGCAGGTACTTGCCGCCCCATAATGTACAGTTATGACATGGTGATCGCCTGGACTCAGAAGCTGAGCCATTGCAATCACCGCCGGATCCCGGCAGCATGTGAGAGCTGGGTTCCCGCAGCAACAGCTGAGATCTTAACGACCCTGATCCTGGCTGTTTAACTCTATAGACGCAGGGGTCATGGTGACTGCAGCATCTATAGGGCATTACAAGGACGATCCGGACCTGCCTGTTAGAACTTGAGCCCCTCAGACTTATCTGAaaatttgatcctggtggtagatgtcctttaagaacaccAAAAAATTTTGCTCAGAAAATGTATCGAGCTGTAATAGAATTCATGGATAACATTTATTGTAACGATTCTACAAACCTTTGGATTTCCTTAGCTCTTCGATCAGATAATGAGTCTCCTCTTGAATCCGGACCTCTATATTTCTTTTCCCTATTCCAAAATCCCGTAACGCGGAGAGAGAAAACCGCCTGAGCTCCTTCCATCTCTCTAAGTTTTTGGTAAATATTACCCCTGCAAAATAGATATTATGCTTAAACCACTTTATGTCCAGTATAATAGATAAAAATAGAAGACAGATGAACCCACTGATACAACGCCCATAGTCGTAAGGTACAACAACGTTTCAGTGTTTTAGTAAAGACTGTGGGACGGAGGCTGCTCAGTCTATACATGAATTATAGCCGTAATAATAAACCATACGACAGATTCTTACCATAGTTTTTGAAAAACTCATCCCAGATCGGCATATCTCCTCGGTTCAAGTAATCGTCAACTTTGTCCAAATAAATTTCCTTCACAGCCTTGTATCCAGTGACAACCACGACCGGACGAGATCCCAGGTAGACCGTGAACACATCACCGTACTTGTCACGCAGCTGAATTCACATAATAAATCGTAATAGTAATTCCAAAATTATTTTTCTTCTTAAAGCTTTTTCTTAAAATGTGATGTGAGTATAGAACGAGATCACACTGACCAGATGACTAGAACTAAAATCTTTcaaattacaaaaataaacagTCAGGTTGTCCTAAACTGGTTTGTTACTGATGATGGTCTTGGTTGAGACAGACTACGAATCATCATGGTCCATTGatacattttttgtttatataaaaaatgtatatactgtacataaaatggttgtatcatagtatcatagtatagaaggcccttataacccagcgtcagcatgggtttatgagagatcggtcctgtcagactaatctgattggtttctacgaggaggtaagttcaagactggatctgggggacgctgtggatgttgtgtatctggacttttcaaaggcatttgacaccgtgccacataaaaggttggtatataaaatgagactgctgggaataggagaaaatatgtgtatttgggtaagtaattggcttagtgatagaaaacagagggtcgtcattaatggcacattctcagattgggttgatgttactagtggagtgccacaggggtcagtattggggccacttctttttaatatttttattaataaccttgtagtgggtttacacagtcaagtttcaatatttgcagatgatactaagctgtgtaaagtaataaatactgaggtcgatagtttagcattacagagggatgggcagagaaatggttgatgaggtttaatgtagataaatgtaaagttatgcacttgggccatggaaacaaaaagtataattatgttctaatcggtcaattacttagtaaaactgaagctgaaaaggacttaggggtattggtggatggtaaacttaattttagtgaccagagccaggcagctgctgccaaaccaaataaaattatgggatgtatcaagagaggaatagattctcatgataaagacatagttttgcccttatacaaatcgctggtcagaccacacatggaatattgtgtccagttttgggcaccagtgtataaaaaggatatagtagagctggaacgggtgcagaggagagcaaccaggattattaggggaatgggggaactagaatacactgacagattaaaaaatttgggattattcagtttagaaaaaa is drawn from Engystomops pustulosus chromosome 9, aEngPut4.maternal, whole genome shotgun sequence and contains these coding sequences:
- the LOC140076759 gene encoding cytochrome P450 2G1-like, with translation MDLPQDPTFLLVIFILCSILYLSLKSIRNHGNLPPGPTPLPLLGNMLDIGGDFVNSLMKLRDKYGDVFTVYLGSRPVVVVTGYKAVKEIYLDKVDDYLNRGDMPIWDEFFKNYGVIFTKNLERWKELRRFSLSALRDFGIGKRNIEVRIQEETHYLIEELRKSKESFFDPRQCLSRALCNIIFSVMFGNRCEYEDEDIATVLSCIYESFVTASSPWGQIFDMFPGVMKYVPWYHKKFFKSLDKLTQYVNDKVKINQKTLDPNNPRDYVDAFLIKMEKEKVNPNSEFNMENLLTSALQIFFAGVETSSTTMTYSLLILLKHPDVLAKVHKEIDQVIGRDRSPTIQDRNQMPYTEAVIHEMQRFIDLIPLGVPRKTTNEVKLQGYTLPKDINVFPLLTSVLKDPTCFKYPKEFNPENFLNMKGELQRNGAFMPFAAGKRNCLGEALVRMELFLFLITILQNFDLKSPLPLEEVDMSPNVSGLGNVPKPYKIAFLPR